The window CTGATCGGCGACAGCGGCGGCAACCAGCGCGGCATGGAGGAGGTCGCCAACATGCTCAACGCCGAGTGGGGCGGCTCGCCGGCGCGCGTGCACTTCATCCCGGACTACTATTCGGCCAACGGCTTCGGCGAGTGGGTGATGGCCCAGGGCGAGCCCGAAGAGGCCGTGGGCAGCCACGCCGGCATCCTGGACACGTCGCTGCTCATGTACGTGAACTCGGACCACATCCGCATGGACAAGCTCGCGCCGCTGGGCGGCGGGGAGGGCAGCGGGGTCTCGGGTGACCCGACGCGGGCGTCGGTCGAGCGCGGCGAGCAGGGCATGGAGATGCGGGTGGACGTCGCGGTGAAGCAGATCCGCGAGAAGATCGCGGCCAACTGACCCTCGCCCCGTGTGAGCGCGCGGGGCCAGGACGGAGACGCCGGGAGTGGCGGGGCGAGCGCCCCACCGCCCCGGCGTCTCTACGATCCGCGGACCCGGGATCGGGTGGCGGGGCGGCAGCGGCGCCGGATCGCCGGGTTGGTGGCGATCGTCGCGGTCGTCTCCGGCGCCCTGGTCGCCGGCCTGCACGCGAGCGAACTGCCCTTCCTCGCGCGACCGCTCGGGCTTTGCCCCGACGGCACACCCCTGTACGACTGCGCCATCCCCGTCTGGACGCACGCCGCCGCCGGAGCGCTAGGCGCGGGCGTCTTCTTCCTGCTCCTGCTCCCGCTCGTGCCCCTCGCGGGGCGGAGGGTCCGCCCTTCCGTGTACTGCCGCGGGTGCGACCGCATGGGGTGGGTGGCGGACCTCGTCGGCACGAACGGTCGCTGCCCCCACTGCGGGAGCGAGCGCCATGACTTCTTCGTCATGGACGTACGGGCCGTCTTCCTGGGCGGCAGCACGCTCTTCCTGCCGCGGCAGGAGGTCCTCGCCGACGTGACCGGCTCCGCGCTCCTCGAACGCGACGATGGCTCCCGGCCGGCACCAACCTCCTGACCCCTACCGGTGCTGGTCCACCAGGATCGGATTGCCGTCCGGATCGACGGCCGTGAAATAGGCGGGTCCGGTGGTCGACTCGTCGGCCTGCTCCACCAGGGTGATGCCCGCTTCCTTGAGGTGCCGTTGCAGCTCGCGCACGTCCGTGAAGCTGTCCAACTCCTTCGCGTCACTGTCCCAGCCGGGATTGAACGTCAGGATGTTCTTCTCGAACATGCCCTGGAACAGACCGATCACGGCGTTCCCGTTCTTCAACACGCACCAGTTCTGGCTCACGTCGCCGCCCTTCTGGCGGAAGCCGAACGTCTCGTAGAAGGCCTTCGACGCCTGCAGGTCCTTCACGGCCAGGCTGATCGAGAATGCACCCAGTTCCATGTCGTCTTCTCTCCTGTCGAGGGATGGGGTCCGTTCGGATGTCGGTGATGCCGCCGGTCGCCCCGACGGACGCTACGGGGACATGGGCCAGCGCTGCCGCGCCTCCCGCCTAGCCGGCCGGGACGGCTCCTCCCGGGCTCGGCGCCTCACCGGTCCTCGAGCGCTTGCGACTGTGCACACCCGCGGCGACCAGCGTGAAGAGCAGGCCCACCGGGAGCGGCTCGATGAACGTGAACGCGATGTTGATCAGGGGATTGCGATACAGATCGCGGAAGTCCGCCAGCTCCTGGGCGCGCGCCTCCAGTCGCTCCGGGGGCGCTCCCGCGGCACGCTCCTTCTCCAGCAGGTACTCACCGTAGCGTTCGCCGAAGTCCGGCATGAATCCATAGTAGATCACCTCCCAGGTCGCGACGTAGCAGGCGGTCGTCACCAGCGTGATGCCCGCACCCACGGCCAGCGCCCGCCCGAAGCCGATGGTCCCACCCGCGACCGTGTCGCGATATCTCCGAACGCCGACCCAGACCATCAGGAAGGCCAGGACCATGGACGTGTAGCCCACGATCATGGCGTTGTCGAAGCCGATCCGGTCCTGGAACGGCAGGGCCAGCAGCATCATCGCGGACAGCAGGCCGCCGCCGATGAGGCCGAACGTCAGGACGATTCTGCGCATGGGTGGCTCCGGGCTCGAGGATCCGACCCCGCCACGGTAACGCGGACCGCCCTCACCCGCCTCACCCGAAAGGACGATTCTGGCCTCCACGGGCCGAAATCGTACGAACGGGGGAGTGACGGGCCCCCTGGGAAGCTGTGGGAGCGTGCAATGGAGTTCCTCGGCCTCCGCGGTCGCGGCCGTGGATGCCAGCGGGCAGGTCCGGGCGGGAGCGCCGGGAGTGCGGCGTCGGCCAGGGGGGGCAGCGGCGCGTGGACGAAGCTCCCCTACGGGATGAGCCCCAACTCCCGCCCCCTCTGCACGGCCTGGGTGCGCCGCCGGGCGCCCAGCTTGGTGAAGAGGTTGCCCAGGTGGGTCTTCACGGTGTTGGCGCTCACATGGGACCGGGCGGCGATCTCCTTGGTGCTCAGGCCCTCCGCCGCCAGCTCCAGCATCTCCAGCTCGCGCGGGGTGAGGCCGAGCGCCTCCACCTGGGCCTCGTTTCGTACGAACGTGTCGGGAGCCGGGACCGGCACCTCCCGGACCACGAGGGTCTCACGGGGCCGGGTCAGCTTCAGGCCGATCCAGATGCCGACGCCGGCGAAGAGGGCGCCGACCAGGGCGCCGTAGATCTCGACCGAGTGGGCCACGACCAGCCATCGGTACTCGATCAACCGCAGGACCGCGATGAGCACGCCCGCCACGACCCCGAAGAGCAGGACCGTCCT of the Gemmatimonadota bacterium genome contains:
- a CDS encoding VOC family protein, with translation MELGAFSISLAVKDLQASKAFYETFGFRQKGGDVSQNWCVLKNGNAVIGLFQGMFEKNILTFNPGWDSDAKELDSFTDVRELQRHLKEAGITLVEQADESTTGPAYFTAVDPDGNPILVDQHR
- a CDS encoding DUF4199 domain-containing protein, translated to MRRIVLTFGLIGGGLLSAMMLLALPFQDRIGFDNAMIVGYTSMVLAFLMVWVGVRRYRDTVAGGTIGFGRALAVGAGITLVTTACYVATWEVIYYGFMPDFGERYGEYLLEKERAAGAPPERLEARAQELADFRDLYRNPLINIAFTFIEPLPVGLLFTLVAAGVHSRKRSRTGEAPSPGGAVPAG
- a CDS encoding LuxR C-terminal-related transcriptional regulator — translated: MGRTVLLFGVVAGVLIAVLRLIEYRWLVVAHSVEIYGALVGALFAGVGIWIGLKLTRPRETLVVREVPVPAPDTFVRNEAQVEALGLTPRELEMLELAAEGLSTKEIAARSHVSANTVKTHLGNLFTKLGARRRTQAVQRGRELGLIP